The Phycisphaeraceae bacterium genome has a window encoding:
- a CDS encoding copper-translocating P-type ATPase gives MSTDRHDSTPAHAHGSGAARTLTTSEERCDLPIEGMTCASCANRIEKRLAKQPGVSSASVNFATKVATVKYDPAATGPETLAKAVDDIGYKAIVPAAPSTAAAAEHGAFNPAHGHAGHDHAAMLAAQGAGAHAGHAMRGGGGGEDHSAHMNVGEAETRRLLTKTIVGAALSLPVLVIAMSHGKIEAFNVPWINWLQFALTTPVMLWCGWQFFRAAWKGLRHFSANMDTLVAMGTGAAYLYSFAATIWPGFFAAVSGAGAHAAHAEGTMGGMIMVPVYYEAAAVIIVLILLGKYFEARATGRTSAAIKRLIGMQARTARVIRGGGDGTEQDVPIESVVVGDRVLVRPGEKIPVDGTVESGQSAVDESMLTGESVPVEKAAGDSVFGATMNTTGALRLVATKVGADSALQQIVRLVQEAQGSKAPIARLADRISGVFVPIVIVIAIAAFVIWWFVSPPETRLSMALVTSVSVLIIACPCALGLATPTAIMVGTGRGAERGILIKGGEALETAHKLTAIVLDKTGTITHGKPAVTDIIPAPAGAGGTLDERELLRLAASAEQHSEHPLAAAIVREATARELSLAEPIGFRAVVGHGVEATVDGHAVLVGKAALLAQRGIQSALVEKAAALAAMGRTPMYVAVDGREAGIVAVADTVRPESRDAIATMHGLGLRVVMMTGDNQRTAEAVASQVGVDVVFADVLPKDKADKVKALQGEGHVVGMVGDGINDAPALAQADVGLAVGTGTDVAMESADITLMRGDLRAVPQAIALSHATMRTIKQNLFWAFIYNVVGIPIAAGVLFPITGWLLSPIIASAAMAFSSVSVVLNSLRLRRAA, from the coding sequence ATGAGCACTGATCGTCACGACTCGACCCCGGCGCATGCGCACGGGTCAGGGGCCGCTCGCACGCTGACAACGTCCGAGGAGCGCTGCGACTTGCCGATCGAGGGCATGACCTGTGCCTCGTGCGCGAACCGGATTGAGAAGCGGCTCGCCAAGCAGCCCGGCGTCTCATCGGCGAGCGTGAACTTCGCCACCAAGGTGGCGACGGTCAAGTACGACCCGGCGGCGACCGGGCCGGAGACGCTCGCCAAGGCGGTGGACGACATCGGATACAAGGCGATCGTGCCCGCAGCCCCTTCCACGGCGGCTGCGGCGGAGCACGGGGCGTTCAATCCCGCTCATGGTCACGCGGGCCACGACCACGCGGCGATGCTGGCTGCACAGGGTGCCGGAGCACACGCCGGGCACGCGATGCGCGGCGGCGGGGGGGGCGAGGACCACTCGGCGCACATGAACGTGGGCGAGGCCGAGACGCGGCGGCTGCTCACCAAAACGATCGTCGGCGCGGCGCTGTCGCTGCCCGTGCTCGTCATCGCCATGTCGCACGGGAAGATCGAGGCGTTCAACGTGCCCTGGATCAACTGGCTCCAGTTCGCGCTCACGACGCCGGTGATGCTCTGGTGCGGCTGGCAGTTCTTTCGCGCCGCGTGGAAGGGTCTGCGGCACTTCAGCGCCAACATGGACACGCTTGTGGCGATGGGCACGGGCGCAGCGTACCTCTACTCGTTCGCGGCGACGATCTGGCCTGGGTTCTTCGCGGCCGTGAGCGGGGCGGGGGCCCACGCCGCACACGCCGAGGGCACGATGGGCGGCATGATCATGGTGCCCGTGTACTACGAGGCGGCCGCGGTCATCATCGTGCTGATCCTGCTGGGCAAGTACTTCGAGGCCCGGGCCACCGGCCGGACCAGCGCGGCCATCAAGCGGCTCATCGGGATGCAGGCCAGGACCGCACGGGTCATTCGAGGTGGGGGTGACGGCACCGAGCAGGATGTGCCGATCGAATCCGTGGTCGTGGGCGACCGTGTGCTGGTGCGCCCGGGCGAGAAGATCCCCGTGGACGGCACGGTAGAGAGCGGCCAGTCCGCGGTGGACGAGTCGATGCTCACCGGCGAGAGCGTGCCGGTCGAGAAGGCGGCCGGCGACAGCGTCTTTGGTGCGACGATGAACACGACCGGCGCGCTGCGGCTGGTCGCGACCAAAGTCGGGGCCGACTCGGCCCTTCAGCAGATCGTGCGGCTTGTGCAGGAGGCCCAGGGCAGCAAGGCCCCGATCGCCCGCCTGGCCGACAGGATCAGCGGGGTCTTCGTCCCGATCGTCATCGTCATTGCCATCGCAGCCTTTGTCATCTGGTGGTTCGTCTCGCCCCCGGAGACTCGGCTCAGCATGGCGCTGGTGACGTCCGTGTCCGTGCTGATCATCGCGTGCCCGTGCGCGCTGGGCCTGGCAACGCCGACGGCGATCATGGTGGGCACGGGGCGCGGCGCGGAAAGGGGCATCCTGATCAAGGGCGGCGAGGCGCTGGAAACTGCGCACAAGCTCACGGCCATCGTGCTCGACAAGACGGGCACCATCACGCACGGCAAGCCCGCGGTGACGGACATCATCCCGGCCCCAGCGGGTGCGGGGGGGACGCTTGACGAGCGCGAGTTGCTGCGGCTCGCTGCATCAGCGGAGCAGCACAGCGAGCACCCGCTCGCGGCGGCGATCGTGCGTGAGGCGACGGCACGCGAACTATCGCTCGCCGAGCCCATCGGCTTCCGGGCCGTGGTCGGGCATGGCGTCGAGGCCACGGTGGACGGGCACGCGGTGCTGGTCGGCAAGGCGGCGTTGCTGGCTCAGCGCGGTATCCAGTCCGCACTAGTGGAGAAGGCCGCGGCACTGGCGGCGATGGGGCGCACGCCGATGTATGTCGCGGTGGACGGCCGCGAGGCAGGGATCGTGGCCGTCGCCGACACGGTGCGACCCGAATCAAGGGATGCCATCGCCACGATGCACGGCCTCGGGCTGCGCGTGGTCATGATGACCGGCGACAACCAGCGGACCGCAGAGGCAGTCGCCTCGCAGGTCGGCGTCGATGTGGTCTTCGCCGACGTGCTGCCCAAAGACAAGGCGGACAAGGTCAAGGCCCTCCAGGGCGAGGGTCACGTCGTGGGCATGGTCGGCGACGGCATCAATGACGCCCCAGCGCTCGCCCAGGCCGATGTGGGCCTCGCGGTTGGAACCGGCACCGATGTGGCGATGGAGTCAGCCGACATCACGCTCATGCGAGGCGACCTCCGGGCCGTGCCCCAGGCCATCGCCCTCTCGCACGCCACGATGCGGACGATCAAGCAGAACCTCTTCTGGGCGTTCATCTACAACGTCGTGGGCATTCCGATCGCGGCGGGAGTGCTGTTCCCGATCACCGGGTGGTTGCTCTCGCCGATCATCGCGAGCGCGGCGATGGCGTTCAGCAGCGTGAGTGTGGTGCTGAATAGTCTCCGACTCCGGCGGGCGGCCTAG
- a CDS encoding metal-sensitive transcriptional regulator produces the protein MDAALKSANLKHLRRIEGQVRGIAAMIDEDRYCADIIQQCAAVQESLRSVAKNLLRNHLTHCANHALHGGKAQQEAMVEELVELVGRIAR, from the coding sequence GTGGATGCGGCTCTCAAGTCGGCGAACCTCAAGCACCTCCGGCGGATCGAGGGGCAGGTTCGGGGTATCGCCGCGATGATCGACGAGGACCGGTACTGCGCCGACATCATCCAGCAGTGCGCGGCGGTGCAGGAGTCGCTGCGGTCGGTCGCCAAGAACCTGCTCCGCAATCACCTCACCCATTGCGCCAACCACGCGCTCCACGGGGGCAAGGCTCAGCAGGAGGCGATGGTGGAGGAACTTGTCGAACTGGTTGGGAGGATCGCTCGCTGA
- a CDS encoding cation transporter has protein sequence MSSTGYATANHSTFTLTIDGMTCGHCVQAVTKALVGVQGVGVRLVVVGSAEITAPDGLTVARAVAVLDEAGYSARVSETRESASRAGCCG, from the coding sequence ATGAGTTCGACCGGCTATGCGACTGCCAATCACTCGACGTTCACGCTCACCATCGACGGCATGACATGCGGACACTGTGTGCAGGCCGTGACGAAGGCGCTGGTCGGGGTGCAGGGGGTGGGCGTCCGGTTGGTCGTGGTGGGCAGCGCGGAGATCACTGCGCCCGATGGGCTCACTGTTGCCCGAGCCGTTGCCGTGCTCGACGAGGCCGGGTACTCGGCCCGGGTAAGCGAGACCCGTGAGAGCGCTTCCCGCGCTGGGTGCTGCGGGTAA
- a CDS encoding efflux RND transporter periplasmic adaptor subunit has protein sequence MKRSTTIVSIVAVIVLAAAGGYWLGRGDGAGPAPSVGPAVAASPAPAKQVYTCSMHPQVRLDRPGDCPICEMPLIPAASATATAAGEAPTLQLSEHARAMASVETVAIEHRPLSRELRAVGRIEYNESSLATITPRVDGYAERLFVNFTGVEIRKGDHLAEVYSPELLVAQQELLIALQAGGAGEALVNVAKTRLRLLGLTDAQIAALVDQKQTTDRVTLYSPISGTVIEKAIVQNASFRAGDMLYRIANLDSVWVYLEVYEFDLPWIRYGQKVRLSAEAIPGRTFEGLVTFVQPIVNEQSRTVRIPVHIDNQDLALKPGMFVTASISATLSTEGRAAPTGVEGKFTCPMHPQVLTEADGDCPICEMPLEQIPGEPTSSPAHPADHATHSDEHGGAAAAAPSLAAKYFCPMKCEGEKTYDEPGRCPVCKMKLKEVEAAPAAAASTASGVLAVPVAAVLDSGTRQIVYVEKARGLFEPRELTLGPRAGAYFPVLSGLSAGERVVTRGNFLIDSQFQVTGHPSLFYPGGLHATMGHDHGGAATPADAPAQPGAGAVPPTTPAPTGGHKH, from the coding sequence ATGAAGCGAAGCACCACCATCGTGTCGATCGTTGCTGTGATCGTGCTTGCCGCCGCCGGCGGGTACTGGCTCGGGCGTGGCGACGGTGCGGGGCCTGCACCCAGCGTGGGGCCAGCGGTCGCGGCCTCGCCCGCACCCGCGAAGCAGGTCTACACCTGCTCGATGCACCCGCAGGTCCGGCTGGATCGACCGGGCGATTGCCCGATCTGCGAGATGCCGCTCATCCCGGCGGCCTCGGCGACGGCGACCGCGGCCGGCGAGGCTCCCACGCTTCAACTCTCCGAGCACGCGCGTGCGATGGCGAGCGTGGAGACGGTGGCTATCGAGCATCGCCCGCTGTCGCGTGAACTCCGGGCCGTCGGACGCATCGAGTACAACGAGTCGTCGCTCGCCACGATCACGCCGCGGGTGGACGGGTACGCCGAGCGGCTGTTCGTGAACTTCACCGGCGTGGAGATTCGCAAGGGGGACCACCTGGCCGAGGTCTACAGCCCCGAACTGCTGGTGGCGCAGCAGGAACTCCTCATCGCCCTGCAGGCCGGCGGCGCGGGGGAGGCGCTGGTGAACGTCGCAAAGACACGCCTGCGTCTGCTCGGGCTTACGGACGCGCAGATCGCCGCACTGGTCGACCAGAAGCAGACGACCGACCGCGTCACGCTCTATTCGCCGATCAGCGGCACGGTCATTGAGAAGGCGATCGTCCAGAATGCGTCCTTCAGGGCCGGAGACATGCTCTACCGGATCGCCAACCTTGACTCGGTCTGGGTGTACCTGGAGGTGTACGAGTTCGATCTGCCGTGGATCCGGTACGGCCAGAAGGTGCGGCTTTCTGCGGAGGCCATCCCCGGTCGCACGTTCGAGGGGTTGGTCACGTTCGTTCAACCGATCGTGAACGAGCAGTCGCGGACGGTGCGCATCCCGGTCCACATCGACAACCAGGACCTCGCGCTCAAGCCGGGGATGTTCGTGACGGCGTCGATCTCGGCCACGCTGTCCACCGAGGGACGGGCCGCGCCGACGGGCGTCGAGGGCAAGTTCACCTGTCCGATGCACCCTCAGGTGCTCACGGAGGCGGACGGGGACTGCCCGATCTGCGAGATGCCCCTGGAACAGATTCCGGGCGAACCGACGAGCAGCCCGGCACATCCCGCGGATCACGCCACGCACAGTGACGAGCACGGCGGAGCGGCGGCGGCAGCTCCGTCGCTCGCGGCCAAGTACTTCTGTCCGATGAAGTGCGAGGGCGAGAAGACATACGACGAGCCTGGACGCTGCCCGGTGTGCAAGATGAAACTCAAGGAGGTCGAAGCGGCTCCGGCGGCGGCGGCAAGCACTGCTAGCGGTGTGCTGGCGGTGCCGGTGGCGGCCGTACTCGACTCGGGAACCCGCCAGATCGTGTACGTGGAGAAGGCTCGCGGCCTGTTCGAGCCGCGAGAACTCACGCTCGGGCCGAGGGCGGGCGCGTACTTCCCCGTGCTGTCCGGCCTTTCGGCGGGGGAGCGGGTGGTGACCCGCGGCAACTTCCTGATCGACAGCCAGTTCCAGGTCACCGGGCACCCGAGCCTCTTCTACCCCGGCGGGCTGCACGCGACGATGGGCCATGACCACGGCGGGGCCGCAACGCCCGCTGACGCTCCGGCGCAGCCCGGTGCTGGCGCGGTGCCACCAACAACGCCCGCACCGACCGGCGGCCACAAGCACTGA
- a CDS encoding TolC family protein: MVIVLSAALLAGCAGRPIASERQARADLESVRSVYRPGDAKPHLPLLTTESPLAEYLRYAILNNPRVEASYYAWAGSVERITPARSLPDPRLTFEADITDMLEAVMPGLMLDLPGPGKLRAAGDVAAAEARVGYFGFERQVLAAAYATKSAYIRLHFLSDTIRVQRDALALLGDVELQAQQQVGAGRGTIQDVLRAQIERDQLANQIANLEDSRSVLEAEFRAALGHSPGDVSVPIPGTFEVGTPPPSADAVLAIAAERNPVLRQMEADVRRGTAMLDLARTSRVPDFTIGIEADVKASPIMWRPTASMTLPIWRDKIEAEIAAAQAEKRSAEARLSAEQIAIAAELASMLYMYRESGRNATLFGSTLLPKAQQSLDAARSGYASGRSTFLDVIDAQRRLLEFELATIEANAQRELAIASISLVIAVATPDGAPVLPVTPPKSPEPKEARP; encoded by the coding sequence GTGGTCATCGTTCTTTCCGCGGCTCTGTTGGCGGGCTGCGCCGGCAGGCCCATCGCAAGCGAGCGGCAAGCGAGGGCCGACCTGGAGAGTGTCCGATCGGTCTACCGGCCCGGCGACGCGAAGCCACACCTGCCCCTGCTCACGACCGAGTCGCCGCTGGCGGAGTACCTGCGGTACGCCATCCTCAACAATCCGCGTGTCGAGGCGTCGTACTACGCGTGGGCGGGCTCGGTTGAGCGCATCACCCCGGCCCGGTCGCTCCCTGATCCGCGGCTGACCTTCGAGGCCGACATCACCGACATGCTGGAGGCGGTGATGCCCGGGCTCATGCTCGACCTGCCCGGGCCGGGCAAGTTGCGCGCAGCCGGAGACGTGGCCGCGGCGGAGGCGCGGGTGGGGTACTTCGGATTCGAGCGCCAGGTGCTCGCGGCCGCGTATGCCACCAAGTCCGCGTACATCCGGCTGCACTTCCTGAGCGACACGATCCGAGTTCAACGCGACGCGCTCGCGCTTCTCGGAGATGTTGAGTTGCAGGCGCAGCAGCAGGTCGGTGCCGGTCGGGGCACGATTCAGGATGTGCTGCGTGCTCAGATCGAGCGGGATCAACTCGCCAATCAGATCGCCAACCTGGAAGATTCGCGGAGCGTACTGGAGGCGGAGTTTCGGGCCGCTCTCGGTCACTCCCCGGGCGACGTGTCCGTACCCATCCCCGGCACGTTCGAGGTCGGCACGCCACCCCCTTCTGCTGACGCGGTGCTGGCGATCGCCGCGGAACGCAATCCGGTGCTTCGGCAGATGGAGGCCGACGTGCGTCGGGGTACGGCGATGCTCGACCTGGCGCGCACGAGCCGGGTGCCCGACTTCACGATCGGCATCGAGGCGGACGTGAAGGCCAGCCCGATCATGTGGCGACCCACCGCGAGCATGACGCTACCGATCTGGCGTGACAAGATCGAGGCCGAGATCGCCGCGGCACAGGCGGAGAAGCGGTCCGCCGAGGCCCGGCTCTCGGCGGAGCAGATCGCGATCGCGGCCGAGCTGGCCTCGATGCTCTACATGTATCGGGAGAGCGGACGGAACGCGACGCTGTTCGGATCGACGCTCCTTCCCAAAGCGCAGCAGTCGCTTGATGCCGCGCGCTCGGGCTACGCGAGCGGGCGATCCACGTTCCTCGATGTGATCGATGCGCAGCGTCGTCTGCTCGAGTTCGAGCTCGCCACCATCGAAGCGAACGCCCAGCGCGAGCTGGCCATCGCGTCGATCTCCCTTGTGATTGCCGTCGCGACACCGGACGGTGCGCCGGTGCTGCCCGTGACCCCACCGAAGTCTCCGGAGCCCAAGGAGGCCCGTCCATGA
- a CDS encoding DUF2924 domain-containing protein, giving the protein MKEYKGRSIRVVVPPDGQGFDYEGERYRSLSAIAKKVTGTHVNGFRFFGLQGRS; this is encoded by the coding sequence GTGAAGGAGTACAAGGGCCGGTCCATTCGGGTCGTGGTCCCACCCGACGGCCAGGGCTTTGACTACGAGGGCGAGCGCTACCGCTCGTTGTCGGCCATCGCCAAGAAGGTGACGGGGACCCACGTCAACGGGTTCAGGTTCTTCGGCTTGCAGGGGAGATCATGA
- a CDS encoding AAA family ATPase codes for MNQISKGRKAAPPRVMLYGTHGIGKSTFGAMAEKPIFVPTEDGLADIDCESFPLARSLGEVMAALESLYSGDHDYRTVVIDSLDWPSADLGRGVRRRERREHREDRLCQGFSFAIDKWRAVLRAARCARSDRGMTVVLIAHAKIEKFENP; via the coding sequence ATGAACCAGATCAGCAAGGGCCGCAAGGCCGCCCCACCGCGCGTGATGCTGTACGGCACGCACGGCATCGGCAAGAGCACCTTCGGCGCGATGGCCGAGAAGCCCATCTTCGTCCCCACCGAAGATGGCCTGGCCGACATCGACTGCGAGTCGTTCCCGCTGGCCCGCAGCCTCGGCGAAGTCATGGCGGCGCTCGAGTCGTTGTACTCGGGCGACCACGACTACCGCACCGTCGTCATCGACAGCCTCGACTGGCCGAGCGCTGATCTGGGCCGAGGTGTGCGCCGACGAGAACGTCGAGAACATCGAGAAGATCGGCTATGCCAAGGCTTCTCGTTCGCCATCGACAAGTGGCGAGCCGTTCTCAGGGCGGCTCGATGCGCTCGCAGTGATCGAGGCATGACCGTCGTGCTCATCGCCCACGCGAAGATCGAGAAGTTCGAGAACCCCTGA